A section of the Cloacibacillus sp. An23 genome encodes:
- a CDS encoding LysR family transcriptional regulator yields MNNIQHLRYAVEVAKTGSISRAAENLFMGQPHLSKAIRELEDDMNITIFRRTPKGVEPTEQGEQFIEYARRILEQVDELEALYKPSGVKKFSLSLPRASYAAFAFTEFAAELDDAEGLDIKYRETNSTQVIKDVGDAVSNLGILRCQREHEKYFLSALAERSLGCEPVWEFEYLALMSRAHPLARRPELKYGELRLYTEIVHDDNSIPAMPVSEARVLAQKHEKKKKIAVYERGIQFELLCRVPSTYIWVSPMPRETLDRFGLVQKRCSDADNAFRDFLIFRRNYRFTSEDELFVKKLRETVAKVKAETEPASA; encoded by the coding sequence ATGAATAACATACAACACCTGCGCTACGCGGTAGAGGTGGCGAAGACGGGCTCGATATCGCGGGCCGCGGAAAACCTCTTTATGGGCCAGCCGCATCTAAGCAAGGCGATACGCGAGCTCGAAGACGACATGAACATCACCATATTCCGCCGCACGCCGAAGGGCGTCGAGCCGACGGAGCAGGGCGAGCAGTTCATAGAATACGCGCGCCGCATCCTCGAACAGGTGGACGAGCTCGAAGCGCTCTATAAACCCTCCGGCGTAAAAAAGTTCAGCCTTTCGCTGCCGCGCGCGAGCTACGCGGCCTTCGCCTTCACGGAGTTCGCGGCGGAGCTCGACGACGCGGAGGGGCTTGACATTAAATACCGCGAGACCAACTCGACGCAGGTCATAAAGGACGTCGGCGACGCCGTATCGAACCTCGGCATACTGCGCTGCCAGAGAGAGCACGAAAAATACTTCCTGAGCGCGCTTGCTGAGCGCTCGCTCGGATGCGAGCCGGTGTGGGAGTTCGAGTACCTTGCGCTGATGTCGCGCGCCCACCCGCTCGCGCGCCGTCCCGAGCTGAAATACGGCGAGCTGCGCCTATATACGGAGATAGTCCACGACGACAATTCGATTCCCGCGATGCCGGTCTCCGAGGCGCGCGTGCTGGCGCAGAAGCACGAGAAAAAGAAAAAGATAGCCGTCTACGAGCGCGGCATACAGTTCGAGCTGCTCTGCCGCGTGCCTTCCACTTATATATGGGTCTCTCCGATGCCGCGCGAGACGCTCGACCGCTTCGGCCTCGTACAGAAGCGGTGCAGCGACGCGGACAACGCTTTCCGCGACTTTCTCATCTTCCGCAGGAATTACCGTTTCACCTCCGAGGACGAGCTGTTTGTGAAAAAACTGCGCGAGACCGTGGCGAAGGTGAAGGCGGAGACGGAGCCTGCGAGCGCGTAG
- a CDS encoding DMT family transporter yields the protein MPEKDEISGQRAPRAADYAMALCAVTIWGGSFAAVKYALAQAEPSLILFIRLAMTLPVLALGCAASRELRLPSAREAALLAFLGFQGIFFHQGIQAVAMKTAGAGNANWMMVASPAAVAALGWIFLKEKLSRGAAAGLALASAGVALVLAAGTVKETAEASFGSWGDWLMLASVLNWGVFLVVSRRFLKHDMPPSFSIFWELVFAALFAFAATLAVGTDYSVVPSFTAGTWTALVFLGALSSGLAYLFWYRALSAIPVARLTVFQFLQPLAGMVISYLLIGERYTIWLALGAMMITAGIWRVNRR from the coding sequence ATGCCGGAAAAGGATGAAATCTCGGGACAGCGCGCTCCGCGCGCGGCGGATTACGCGATGGCGCTATGCGCCGTAACGATATGGGGCGGGAGCTTCGCAGCGGTCAAGTACGCGCTCGCGCAGGCGGAGCCGTCGCTGATACTTTTCATACGCCTCGCTATGACCCTCCCCGTGCTCGCGCTCGGCTGCGCCGCGTCGCGCGAGCTGCGGCTGCCCTCGGCGCGCGAGGCTGCGCTGCTGGCTTTTCTTGGTTTTCAGGGGATTTTCTTCCACCAGGGGATACAGGCTGTAGCGATGAAGACGGCGGGCGCGGGCAACGCAAACTGGATGATGGTCGCGTCGCCGGCGGCCGTAGCGGCGCTTGGCTGGATATTCCTCAAGGAAAAGCTGTCGCGCGGAGCCGCCGCCGGGCTCGCGCTGGCCTCGGCCGGAGTCGCGCTCGTGCTCGCCGCCGGGACTGTGAAAGAGACGGCCGAGGCTTCGTTCGGCTCGTGGGGCGATTGGCTGATGCTCGCATCGGTGCTGAACTGGGGCGTCTTCCTAGTCGTCTCGCGCCGCTTCCTCAAACACGACATGCCGCCCTCGTTCTCAATCTTCTGGGAGCTGGTATTCGCCGCGCTATTCGCCTTCGCCGCGACTCTCGCCGTAGGAACCGACTACTCCGTCGTCCCGTCGTTCACGGCCGGCACATGGACGGCCCTCGTCTTCCTCGGCGCGCTATCCTCCGGCCTCGCCTATCTTTTCTGGTACAGAGCTCTTTCCGCCATACCGGTGGCGCGTCTGACGGTGTTCCAGTTCCTCCAGCCCCTCGCAGGCATGGTCATATCCTACCTGCTGATCGGCGAACGCTACACGATATGGCTCGCGCTGGGAGCGATGATGATAACGGCGGGCATCTGGCGCGTGAACCGACGTTAG
- a CDS encoding DUF362 domain-containing protein, which translates to MKSVKIIAAAAAAALCAGAAFAAEPPAVYFTKEITPDSIVKVYKALGRKAEGKNVAVKISTGEPPSSNYLRPELIEKLVRGVNGTIVECNTAYGTARSDAENHMKVAEEHGFTKIAKVDILDAEGETALPVRGGRHLKENFVGSHFGNYDFYVILSHFKGHAMAGLGGAVKNISIGLASGHGKSVIHSNGFIESMAEAAKSVTDALGDKILYINVMNRLSVDCDCDGTPSEPEMHDIGVLASLDPVALDQACVDLVRAAPDGAALVERMESRDGPRTLEYGEEIGLGSRKYKLISLD; encoded by the coding sequence ATGAAAAGCGTAAAAATTATTGCGGCGGCAGCCGCGGCGGCGCTCTGCGCGGGCGCGGCCTTCGCTGCCGAGCCGCCGGCGGTATATTTCACGAAGGAAATAACGCCCGACTCGATCGTAAAGGTCTACAAGGCTCTCGGACGCAAAGCCGAGGGGAAGAACGTCGCCGTGAAGATAAGCACCGGAGAGCCGCCGAGCAGCAACTACCTGCGCCCGGAGCTGATAGAAAAGCTCGTGCGCGGGGTGAACGGCACGATAGTCGAGTGCAACACCGCCTACGGCACGGCGCGCAGCGACGCGGAAAATCACATGAAGGTCGCAGAAGAGCACGGATTTACAAAGATAGCGAAGGTGGACATACTGGACGCGGAGGGTGAAACGGCCCTCCCCGTGCGCGGCGGCAGGCATCTCAAGGAAAACTTCGTCGGCTCGCACTTCGGGAATTACGATTTCTACGTCATTCTCTCGCACTTCAAGGGGCACGCGATGGCGGGGCTCGGCGGCGCGGTCAAGAACATCTCGATAGGGCTCGCCTCCGGGCACGGCAAGAGCGTCATACACAGCAACGGCTTCATCGAGTCGATGGCGGAGGCGGCGAAGTCCGTGACTGACGCGCTCGGCGATAAAATCCTCTACATAAACGTTATGAACCGCCTATCCGTAGACTGTGACTGCGACGGGACGCCCTCCGAGCCTGAGATGCACGACATCGGCGTGCTCGCCTCGCTCGACCCCGTGGCGCTCGACCAGGCCTGCGTCGATCTCGTCCGCGCCGCGCCCGACGGAGCCGCGCTCGTCGAGCGCATGGAGTCGCGCGACGGCCCTCGCACGCTCGAATACGGCGAAGAGATAGGGCTCGGCAGCAGGAAGTACAAGCTTATAAGTCTGGACTAA